atggttttatttcttttacatGATGGATCTAGTATGGTTGAAAGATAGATTACAATTAGTGGTTGATCAGGAGAATGGAGAAGAGAACCCAATTAATATGCTGAACATGAGCTTGTCCTCGATGATAATTACTTGACATTGGAtattttttggggtgggggtggggtatttagatgaggatgatgatgagggTTACAGATCTTGCAATGCATTGCTTTTTTTAGGCATAGAAGTCACTACTTACAATTCTAGTGCTTTTTGGTCTTTGCTTTTTGGTGTATCTAATACAACAATGTACTTCATTTTGACTATGCTTATCAAATATTAAAGTTGTGTTACTGTATagcacaaaataattatataaaatgctaTGTTTAAATTTTAGTGATTTGTTGTAGTTGATCACTTGATTATTATATTGTCCATTAAAAATTTACTACATTATGTTTGTAAAACGTGTGCTTCAATCAAGCACATATTTTTACTTTGCACCTAGGGTCTTGGAGGCCTTTGTGCTTAAGTGCACCTCATGGTTTCACTGACAATGAATTGTTGGCTTTATCCTGAATATGCACTACTCAAAATAAAAGACTCTACGTGGTAAAAGTAAATAATTCCTAcagaattttcttttgtgaaTGTGTTCTTGGGTTAAAATTGCCTTTTTATGTTATTTCCACTATAATAtttgaagtttattttttatttttggtctcGGTCTTGATGGAGATATAGCCAATGCTAGAATAATGGTCAAATGACCAAATTCACTCTTTCTTGacagtttaagcttttgggaccgGTAGCTTATGGGTTTTAGATAATACAGTCCTAAGTTCAAACCTTGTCTTTACTCTAActcccatttaaaaaattttaaaatctcacATGTGCCCCACTTTTAAAGGGAAAATTTGGGCCCACACATGAGGGAGAgtgttagaataatgattaaatCACCCTTTCTTGATTGCTTAAGATTTTTGGGCAAACAGTAGTTTTTCAGCTAGTTTCTAAGATTTGAACAGTGTGTGATGGTTGATATGGCTTTCATGTGTTGGTTTCATTTGTTGTTCATTTGTCTTATATTTGTAGAGTTGTGAATTTGTCATATGACAATGTTAGTGATGATGATGCCcaagatttataattttattgtattgataGTCAATTTTTAAGcagaaatttattttggttagGGCTAGCATTTGGTTATCTGTTCTTTTGTCTAATCTTTATGTGAAGGTCCTTGTTTGGGCACAAATAATTCATATATGAAACTTTGCAATTTTTGAGATTAAATGATGGGAGATAGAATgagttatttttgttgaattcttTGTACCGCTTAtgatgtaaaaaaagaaaaatttcatAGCTAGTGCACAAGGCCTTTGCTTCTCCCGGGTTTGTACTACTTTTGATgagattttgataattttgatgaTAATGTTTGCAGCCTAGTTGGTTGGAGGCTTGGGATGAACTGTAGACCTAGACATCTTAGATTCAATCCCCACTAAGAGCTTCCCTAGATTACCTAATACATGGTTTTGGTGAGGTTCCACATTAGAGCTTGTTTGGCATCAGCTTCAGtttttagctttagcctttaatttttatgtatcgCTTTTTAAGACCTCACTTTTTCCTgtattttctcactttttcaaaatttttcgaggtacaagtatactttagcacacttttagtaaaaaactaaataagctgTTCTCAAACGAACAcgtcataaaattttttttttgcaacatatATTTGATCCAATCGTTTCAGTGGTGGGGGATCTTTTGAAAACTATTCATTGATTGCATTctgatattaaattttttttttttgctttcttaaaCTTGAGAGATCTATGAATTTTTGATTTTCCAGTGCACGCAATTCACTATAACTTTCCATTTCTTCAATCAAATTTGCTTTCTCTTTACAGGTTGTTCACTACTGGGCAGAGAAGGGTATTTCTGGATTTACCATATTTAAGTTTCGCCTAAGGCGACAAGACGGGCAGCCACTATTGACCACTAACCAGGTTTGCATATTTTCATTGATTGTCTGACAGACATGCCTATTGTTCCAATATTGATTCTGGTTTCTGGATAAGAGGAGTTTGGCATAGATGATTAGTTTGATTGGAGAGTAGGCCAGcccgggttttttttttttataattttttttaatggcattCCCATGTCGGATTCTAGAGTTGTGTCTCCccttgaggaagaaagaagagggtGACTACaagggaagaagaaaacaaaaggtcACTCTAGGCGTCTTACAGCAAATTGAGTTAGCAGATTTTATCCCAACTTTGTGGAACACTGTGTCTGTCAAGTATGATACTGACTGGAGAGTGATTGGTCTTATTGGAACCTGGCCAATGGTTTTCTGGAATGCTGTTAGAATTGCCCTTTGAacatttgtttggttgtttgattaGGAAATCTCAAACGTTGAAGACAGCCGAGGTATTGACATATTGTGGGTGGGAGCTTATCTTTAGTTAGCTGCTTCTGAAAGAGGAAGATACACTTTATGCTCTAGTTATGTGTCAACAATAATTGAGTATATcaacttatcaaaaaacaataattgagAATATCAGCCAAGTGATATGACAATGTTTGTATGTCGTAGTCCTGGCTACTCATGTCAACTAAATTATACCATTAAGGTCCATTTGGGTTGGGAGGATGCAAACTGTaggaaggatagaaaatgttCCAGTTTTCCTTAGTGTGTTtggagaggatggaaaagtgaaagGATAGAAACtataatttgaataaatttataattataccCTTATTACATAAAGAATGGATAAAAAATATTGGGCAAAATAGTAAATTCCAAGTAAAAATCATTGTATCCCCAATTTGGGAGGATGGTTTTTGATGGACCCAGTTGTCACCCCTTtccattctttctcttttccaccacaccaaacaaattttaactCTCATATTCCATCCTACACTTTTTCCACCCAACCAAATGGAGCATTATGAGTAAGCAAGGTACACTAAATACACAACCACCTCTCTATTGCTTTTTGTGGAGGAATATCTAGCAACTCAAATGAAAACAGTCATTTCTGAGCAACTAATTGCAGTAGGCCTTGTTCTGACAGTGTGGAGCCATGTCACATGTTTTGAATTCTGTTTGGAGTTTGTTGAAGACTAGCTGGTAGTtacttttaataaatttctatgATCTGAAATTTTACCCTTGTCTTTGATTACATGGTTGGCCTTCTGTAATGAGTCAGATGCCAAGCTAATCTCAGATATGATGTATACTGTTGAACTGTATTCTTTCTAATTTCTAGAAAAGTTTGGATTCCATCTTCATTTAGACTATTCTTGTTTGGCAAGCCAGTGAGCCTTTAATGAATCTTTAGTTTATAAAAGTTCTCTAATTGCAGGTTCAGTTTTCTTATGGGCGTGTGCCGCAGTCTGTTTCAGAAATACGTGGGTACGTAAAGAACAAAATATCAAGAATCAAAGATTTTATATTCTAAATTGTAAGTTTAAACTGtgcttaaattttattatcttatGGCTAAGGTTGGTGTGTGAGGACATCACTGGTGGTCAAGAGGATATTCCCATTCCAGCTACAAATTTGGTTGATGATCCACCTGTTGCACCCGCAGGCAAGTTAAACAGTAGCTTTGATACATTTATGATGGGTTCCCTGATCTTaggaatttttttgagaatgttggCTTGCCATGTTGTCTCAGTTTTGTTCTTTGCTAATGGTTATGAGATTAGATTGGctttatttaattgatttttatccTCAACAAGCCTGTTTAAAGCACTTCATTGAGTTCATTGTTTGGCTTATTTGCCAATTAAGGAAAGTGAGGTTGAGTTTCTTTTTCTAATGTTGTTACGTCCAAATTTGCGATGTTGGCATGAGGCTCTTAGGTTTCTGAAAACTTTCTGAAGACACTAGGTTGGCAGAAGAGATGATGGGGAGGAGGAGCATAGAAAATGAGGGCCACATAAAATAGAGGGAGATGTGTATTGGCTTGAGGTTGGGATTGCTAAGGTGTTCAGATGGGCTGAAATATTGAGCTTAAGTTCAAGCTCTATTTTTGTGTGTTACAAAGAAGCTTGGATGAGCATCTTTACAAGCCTAGCACATTCTTCTCTTGAAGAGTATTACAACCAAGAGCCATCTCTAACATTTCTTTTGTTAAGGCTTTGTTattgtattttccttttgcattCTCGCTTCTAATACTGTTTTTCAGATTGAATGTAATAAAGTTCTTTGGTATGCTTGTTACATACTTAactttcaggttacaagtattgCAAGTCTATACAAGTTGCAAAAAATGTGAAGCTTCCCACAAATGTCCCTGGGTGCAACTGCAATGGAAAATGTGTGGACCCCAGGACTTGTGCTTGTGCTAGGCTTAATGGCTCAGACTTTCCTTACGTATCTCGTGATGGTGGCAGGTGAGAAGCTAATTGATAATATTAGGCTTGATTGAATTTGTTGAAATATGTTTTAGGTGGGAGGACTTTAGCTTGAGTTATAGAGAATTTATATGTTAATATATGATTTAATGGTGTCCTTGCATCTGTTTCATCTCCCAGATTAATTGAAGCCAAGGATGTTGTCTTTGAATGTGGTCCAAATTGTGGCTGTGGACCAGATTGTTTGAACCGTACATCTCAGAGAGGGCTGAAGTATCGACTTGAGGTAGAGCTTGTTTCCTCAAGTTCCTAAAATGCTCACTATCGATCTAAGACtatcaacaaatttaaatgatacATGAAAATCTTTTGGTGGTGTTAACAGGTTTTCCGCACTCCAAAGAAAGGGTGGGCTGTTCGATCTTGGGACTTCATACCTTCTGGGGCACCAGTTTGTGAGTACACAGGAATACTTATGCACACAGAGGATACAGATAGTGTCTCTgagaataattatatttttgacaTTGATTGCTTGCAAACAATGAGGGGTCTTGGTGGAAGAGAGGTATTGCTATTTTAACCTCAATAAATTTGCATTATGCATTTATTACTTTACTAAATCAAGCTGTTCATTTGCTGTTATGTGCTATATAAAACTACATAAAGGTGTCTTTGTCCTGCCAAAGCTTTAacctcttaattttttttttaatgttttagtgCTTTGAGATCAAGCAGCAGCATTTCCCCTGAAATGAAGTAGGTGTATTATCTTAAAGTTTTGGATTGTATTGATAAATTGAAGTATGAATCAAGAAGCTAAATTCTGCTTGATTGAGAACAAGTCTAAAATAGTTTCATTGTCCATATGATAAGAGTTTATGGACATTTGTATCACTTGTTCCTGTGTTCCATTTTTCCATTTGCTACTAATGAAAGtataaaactttatttaaaaatttcgaAGAAACAAAATCATGATTGAAACTGATGGGACTATGTGAATTTTTCTATGGTGAGAAACTAAATGTCTGATTTATGATCTGCTGATTTATGCTGCTGCCCTTCATCTACGTATGAATTAATGTACTCCTTATCCTTGTTACTTTCAAGTCGCACTGAATTTATATTGTCTGATATTTGTTCCTTAACAGAGGCGATTTGGAGATGTATCTGTACCAACAATCATTTCTTCAGACAGACATGATGATCTGAGATCAGAAAGTGTGCCAGAGTTTTGCATCGATGCAGGTTCAACCGGAAATATTGCCAGGTTTATTAATCACAGTTGTGAGCCTAATCTTTTTGTCCAATGTGTTTTGAGCTCACACCATGACATCAAGCTTGCTCGAGTAATGCTATTTGCAGCAGACAACATACCTCCTTTGCAGGTTCTTCACTGgttctctctctgtgtgtgagtgtgagtgtgagtgCCATTTGGGGTGCGGTGCGGTTTTTAATGAAGTTTTTCCAAACTTGTTAGGCTTGTTGTCTTGATTGTTAGGTCTACCTTTGCTAGATTCTCTGTCCAGATAAGATCTAGTTTTCTATTGGATTGGTTTGTTGAACTGTTGCATATTTCCATCTAccataatttaaaaagaaagtgGTTTACTgattttgagcttttttttaTGAGTCTAATATTATGCTGTAAAATAATAACCATATATGCTTTCATGCTAACATCATTGATTAGAAAGTGGTTCACGTGTTTAGCAAATTGTTCAACTACAAACCCATTAATCCATTCCTTTGATGAATTGAGGAATGGGTTAGATTTGAAACATTGCATATGTGTAAGGATGAGTAAGGCTGGAAGAAAGTATAGGTGTATGCTTGCTTATGTTAAGTGGACATGCTACTTAGGACTGATAATGCACTTGATATTTTGGTTGGACTTCCGTTACTTTTAGAGTCTTTTGCAAAGGTGGTgatgttcattgttttctcaacCCTTTTTTTAGCAGAGCCTCTAGGTAGAAAAACAAAGTGGTGAGATTCATTGACGTGTtaattgtgggtttttttttgcaCTGCTATGATAATTTTGTTCGAACagtcttttttgttgttgttgcactGCTATGATAATCTTGCACTAAAGAGTATTTTTTCAACTGATATTTGAAGTGaccaaccattttttttttttcttgtaggaACTGACGTATGACTATGGCTATGCCCTTGATAGTGTGTATGGTCCAGATGGAAAGATAAAACAGATGGCTTGTTACTGTGGTGCGCCAGATTGTAGAAAGCGGTTATTCTAGGTGCTTAATTGTGATGAACACCTCTTCCTGTCAGCTCTTTTGGTGAAACATTGGTTTGCCCTAACATTTTGTACACTGTGACTGTTCGCTGATTTGAATTATGTAACCAACTACATCCTGAGTCCCCTTTTTTGGTGGTTCGTACATCATTTTTACTCTTAGGTTCCCCTGCGTCCGTAGCAAGTTGCCTATATATGGATTCTGTAACTGAGGGACTAAGAAAAAAACTCTTGATATAGAAATTCTTGatgaaaatcaatgaaaaaacatTAAAGTTGATACAAATGTGGTTACATacaatttaattagattttaagatttctctctttttcatttatattttgttacttTCAGATTTTTCTTCACCTCTAGTGTAGAATATGGAGAGGGTTGCCAAATTTGTTGCAGTAACCGTCATCCTCTGCACTGCTGCCATATGCCTATATGATTACAAAGCTATATACATGTTATCTTTTAGTATATATGATCTTATTTGATTGCTGCTGAACAGAAAATGCCTTGTAATATGTAGCTATCCTACTTTGAAGGTAATGGCCATTTAGCTTCAATCCAACAGGCAACCAAAGCCATGAACATGACTTCATGCTCAGAATAGCTTTGGGGAGAAGGGTTATTCTGGAAACGTTAAACAGGTAACCTTGCACTTCAACAGAAACTTGTCTTTCAAATGATGTACAGGCCTAGAGGGAGGCAAACCACGTGGCAGACTGGATACTGATCCCAACCTATTGCAAAATGAAATTAACTCCAGGGATTTTTACCTGGAGTTCGAATCTGAACTCATCCTGATGGGGCCGGAAATGCCTGAGCTCAGAGGCTCTTGGCAGAAGACTGAAATGGAAGCGACACcatttttttggtctctatttatTTTCCGCTTAAACAAattggatgatcttttttacTTCGATATTGATGAGTAgagcctttttttctttttttctcattactCGTTCCGTTCCTTTTTATTGGATTTCtacatatcatttttttcattacaaATCTTTTATGTAATATACCTCCcgtttaaaattttcagttccaaattttaattagaCGTGAGAcgtgattttatttgattgtgtgctttatgtggttttttcaagcttattagaattttttaaatgccaatgGTCTTGTATGTTCGATTAATATCCGTTGAGAATGGCATCTATGACAATCTTGCAGTCTCCTCAATTATCACAGAATGAAGCTTTGTAACCCTTGCATCAACTCAAATCGGGTCTCCAATTACATCTCTAGTTTTGCTGACCTGGAGAATTTTCCCTTTGGAATCTCTCCAAACCTCTTCAAACTTGATTTTGTTTCAACATTGGATGGGGCTGTGTGGATGGAATACCTAGGCATTCAAGTGGACTTTGAAAATTGAATCGGACGATTAATGGGAAAGGAGATTGCTTGTTGGTTCTCTGGATTGATCAGCGACgtgataaataattttttttaataattctaaaattactaaaaataattgaaattaatatgTAATAAGCcgtgataaatattttttttaataattctaaaattactaaaaataattgaaatgaatATGTGATAAGCCgtgataaataatttttttaataattctaaaattactaaaaataaatgaaatgaatATGTAATaagctgcttttttttttttttttcaataacattACCCCAAGTCGTCATTGGTCTTGATAACAGACTTTTATAAATTGTATGAGTTCTGAAATTATTGAAGGTGATTTGCTTTAACAAATTGGTACAATACACCAAATGTACAGAGAATTGTATGGCTACATTAATGTGGGCTTAAACCTAGCATCtagtaaattcaaaaaaaaaaaaaaaaaaaccctagcatCTCGTATGGGCTCCACTCAAGGATTTGCTTAGTGTGGTGAACTCTTTGCAAACAGTAAATGAACAATTGTGCACCAATGTATGTAATTATAGAAATTTTATATGGTAAAAACAATGATTGTATATTAACACTTAATCATACTCCTTATTGTATTTGTAGTAGATAAACATTTATCACGAATGACACCACATTATCTTATTGTCATATCTTATCTCTTTCAATTTAAGAGACTTATGATTAACTTTTTgattatataattttcttataattacgTACGCTGATATGCAATTGTCTCTTTATTGTGTTCAAATGTTCCACCACTTTTCTAACTATTTTTCAGTGAAGGttacttctccttttttttatgagaaaaaaaaatctaaaaaaaaggtTGCTTCTTCTcattacatttttaattttataattcttgTCTAGGAATCATtgtttcacccaaaaaaaaaaaagaataaaaaaagggaGAGTTAAAGTGGGCTGCTTGGGTTGGAAGTGTAACGAATAGGTGTTGGCCCACATATGTTAGTAAAAAGTGTTGGACTCGGCCCATCCAAATCACAAGGCACAGCCGCGTACGAAAAAAAGGAGCGTTTATTTATGTGCAGATTTCTTGAGAAAGAAGCAGAGCTATTGGTTCTCTTTTTAAAGgcagattgagagagagagaaagaagattTATTTTAGCAGAGGGGACTGAGAGAGCGAAGCTATTCAACAAGCTTTCACCCAGGAAGAAACAGTGAACGATCGAAGCTTTCAGTTGGTCCGATCTGCATCTGGTAATCAAAATATCTCTCgacatctctttctctcttaaacCTCACTCCTCCACAtttctgatctctctctctctctctctctctctcttatactTAGACTAGGTTGTtgtaaaaaccctaattttgtttGCAATAACAGCATTCAATTTTTGCATGAACCCTAGAACTGATCAGTATATGCTGTTATTGGCAGGGTGCGCTAACCCTTGAATTGTTTATACACTAAATTGATTAGGATATTCAATTTTCCTTGAATTATTTGTGCACAAAGCTTCcacttttatattttgattaaaagTAATAATAGATATGGCatagtaaaaaataagaacaagtacaataaattatatttaacatcaacactaaaagaaaagaaaagttaagtgaaaaaaaaaaaattacattgctGCTTTGAGGCACATGAAACTGTGTCTTAGGTGTGTCAGTATTGTGACGGACGTGGAGAAGTTTTTGTTGTGTCCGTGCTTAGGTTGCTACCTATCAATTGTGAGTAGGGATATCTTTCAAACAATAGGGCCCTCCAACTACTTAGCGCCTGCTTGTTTATTATTTAATCTTATGCTACTGAGCTTGGCTATGGAATATGTCGTTAAGTTTGAGAGTTTTTACATCAAAGAGTTCTAGATTGATAGTAGATAAATGAATAGGGAGCTAATGGAGCATTTGGTTCGTGGAATCTAATGTACTCTCAACATCCAGTTCCTAGAAGTTTTGGCAGGCATAGAAACATAACTTTTTGGAAGCTGTGCCGCATTGCATTATGTGGTGTTTTTGGCGAGAACGGAATGCTAGAAGTTTTGTGGGATGTGAATGGactatttttgaattaaaagcCTTTTTCTTTCGTACTTTGTTAGATTGGAGTTTTGCTTTTCATTCTCCTCCTTGTTTTACTCTTTTAGATATGTTTGAGCTTTGTAATTTGAATTGATGTACTTCTCCTTCTCCCTGAGTACACCCTCGGTGTACTTGGtatgtttctttttaataaatttttttcgttacttatccaaaaaaaaaaaaaaaaaaaatccagttcCTAGGAATATGATTCCTTATAAATTAGATGATTGGAAATGTAATTATATCCACTTTTGGTTTGTTAGGAGAATATGAGGCCACCATGTTGGGTTTATTCTTAGTCCTTTAGAAATTAATTATTCTCCTCAAAATGTCAAGCGTATTACCCATCACTTATACATGGCTTctacaaataaataatgaaaaatatagtaTGAACTGTGAATTAAGTCAAATCCCTTAAAGTGAAAGTTTATCATTTCTGATTGACAcataaaagactaaaataattatttcaaattctttTGTTTCATTGTTATCAGGGGGGATCAGGCCTTGTCTATCAAACtgatttattttgttcaaaCACTAATCAGTTctgaatagaagaaaaagaaaaagaaaaaaaatcaaagttaaCAATAATTGTTAAAGgtgaatatatataaaggaaatttAATGCATAGCATAAGACCATAAGCACCTGAGAATAAAGAAGAGATGTTTGATTAGAAAAGTATTCTGTTTTAGTTAGTCAAATGGTATTAAATTGGGGGTGTAATTGTCACTTTTAAAAAGAAGAACTTTCCCAAGTTATGGGAATGTGGATAATTTAAAGTAAATTCACAGTCCTACAAATGTGAGGGGTTTTGTGCCTATCCCTTGATCTATTTGCAACCAGAACTAGGAATGCTCTGGAATGAGGAATTCACTTAAAATTCTCAGGAATCCTAAAAGATTATCCCAAATCAAATGAAGTGTGAATCtctattacctatcaaaaaaagaagaaaaaaaggaagtgtaatctcaaatataaaatatattatttttcctctgTATTTTGGAAAGGGCAATTCTACATTGTAGTGTTGATTCTTTCTTTTACTAGTTAccatttattattatcatcaaatCATTATGCTAATGGCTATCATATTCGGTTTTGGCAATCATATTCGGTTTTGGCACGACCCTTGGAGTGGTCCTACTCCTTTGAAGGAATTATACCCGAAATTATTTGCATGTGCTGTGGTTCAGGAAGCTCTGATTTCTGACATGTTAATCTTTGCACCAGATGGGGGAGGTAGGAGTTGGAACTTCCATTTCCGACATAATTTTAATGAAGGGGAGTTGAGGAGGTTTTATTCTTTCTATGGGCATGTTTCTGCCAGGATTCCTAGTGGGAAGGGGGAGGAAATCTTGATTTGGCAGCTGAATCGTAATGGTGTCTTTGATGTGCGATCCTTTTATATTGCTTTTTTGAAAGCCCCTTCTGTTTCTTTCCCTTGGTAGATCATTTGGGGTGTAAAGGTACCTAAAAGagtatctttctttttatggactGCTGCTAGGGGTGGGATTCTCACAATTGATAACCTTGTTAAGAAAAACTTGCCCCTTGTCAACTGGTGTTGTTTATGTAGGTGTGATGAGGAGACTGTGGATCACCTTTTGATCCATTGTAAGTTTGCATCTGCTTTGTGGAGTGAGGTCCTTAGTATGTTTGGGGTTCAGTGGGTGATGCTGGACACtattgtttctcttctttttgcttggaggaattggttgggAACTTACTCTTCAAAGGTTTGGAATTTGGTGCCAGCTTGCCTTTTATGGTTGGTATGGAAGGAACGCAATGCCCGAACTTTTGAGGGCGTTGAGAGTCCTATAGATAAGTTGAAGACCTTGCTTGCtaggactttgtttgagtggtctcgtACTTGGGGGCTTACGCATTGCAATTCCTTGTTTGATTTCCTTAACTCTATTAGTCTTTCCTTATGATTTGATTGTATCTGTTTCAAGGGCAGTGTGTTTACAATCGTAAACACATTGttctttttcatcaataaaactcttattatctatcaaaaaaaaaattatgccaaTGGCTATCATACTCAAGTGGTATGTTTCCTAAAATATTGGTGGGGTCTGGTTTCAATCCTTGAGAGTAGATGGATTTGGCTGTGGGAAAGCTACCCCCATCTTGTAGCCTTCTATTACCTAATGTCTATTTCTAcatatatttgtgtgtttttgtatgtgtacacatcttttttcctttttatatattaccTGAATCATCTGTTAGCATTTTGAAATAGCTTCTAAATCTCTTCAAAGTTGCAAATATGTATGCTTTTGATTCAtgttcatggatgctttctaaATATGTTTTGATTATCATATCTCAACATATGTACTTCAAGTGCTTAAGTTGGGTCTTCTGCCTGTTTGTGTGTGCTTTGGCTTCTAGGTTTGTCCTATTTTCTctactctaaatttttttgtaggTTAGCCTTGTTAATGTTATTTCATTTTGGTTATTTGCTCATTCAAGTCATGATAGTTTCCTTTTTTATTGGTCCAGGTCTAATTCAAAATGTCTCGGAGATATGACAGTCGTACAACAATCTTCTCTCCTGAAGGTCGTCTCTTCCAAGTTGAATATGCAATGGAGGCTATTGGAAATGCAGGTGCCGCAATTGGGATATTATCAAAAGATGGGGTTGTCTTGGTTGGTGAAAAGAAGGTTACTTCCAAACTCCTGCAAACCTCAGCTTCCACTGAGAAGATGTACAAGATTGATGATCATGTTGCATGTGCTGTGGCTGGAATAATGTCTGATGCCAACATCCTAATTAACACTGCTAGGGTCCAAGCCCAACGCTACACTTTTGCTTACCAAGAGCCCATGCCTGTTGAGCAGCTAGTTCAATCTCTCTGTGATACAAAGCAAGGGTACACACAATTTGGTGGCCTCCGGCCTTTTGGCGTTTCATTTCTTTTTGCAGGATGGgacaaaaattttgggtttcaGCTTTATATGAGTGACCCAAGTGGAAACTATGGAGGTTGGAAAGCCGCAGCAATTGGTGCAAACAACCAGGCTGCACAATCAATGCTTAAACAGGATTATAAGGATGATATGACAAGGGAAGAGGGGGTCCAGCTTGCACTGAAGGTGCTCAGTAAAACAATGGACAGCACAAGCCT
This DNA window, taken from Quercus robur chromosome 2, dhQueRobu3.1, whole genome shotgun sequence, encodes the following:
- the LOC126714505 gene encoding histone-lysine N-methyltransferase, H3 lysine-9 specific SUVH4 isoform X3, with the translated sequence MMENGEILYSEKRIGNIPGIRVGHQFYSRAEMVAVGFHSHWLNGIDYMGQNYSKLEEHKGKTFPLAVAIVLSGMYEDDLDNAEDVLYTGQGGHDLTGNKRQIQDQKMERGNLALKNCVEQKVAVRVIRGHESKSSYCGKVYTYDGLYQVVHYWAEKGISGFTIFKFRLRRQDGQPLLTTNQVQFSYGRVPQSVSEIRGLVCEDITGGQEDIPIPATNLVDDPPVAPAGYKYCKSIQVAKNVKLPTNVPGCNCNGKCVDPRTCACARLNGSDFPYVSRDGGRLIEAKDVVFECGPNCGCGPDCLNRTSQRGLKYRLEVFRTPKKGWAVRSWDFIPSGAPVCEYTGILMHTEDTDSVSENNYIFDIDCLQTMRGLGGRERRFGDVSVPTIISSDRHDDLRSESVPEFCIDAGSTGNIARFINHSCEPNLFVQCVLSSHHDIKLARVMLFAADNIPPLQELTYDYGYALDSVYGPDGKIKQMACYCGAPDCRKRLF
- the LOC126714507 gene encoding proteasome subunit alpha type-4-like, which gives rise to MSRRYDSRTTIFSPEGRLFQVEYAMEAIGNAGAAIGILSKDGVVLVGEKKVTSKLLQTSASTEKMYKIDDHVACAVAGIMSDANILINTARVQAQRYTFAYQEPMPVEQLVQSLCDTKQGYTQFGGLRPFGVSFLFAGWDKNFGFQLYMSDPSGNYGGWKAAAIGANNQAAQSMLKQDYKDDMTREEGVQLALKVLSKTMDSTSLTSDKLELAEVFLSPTGNVKYQVCSPETLNKLLVKFGVTQPAAEAS